A window of Gavia stellata isolate bGavSte3 chromosome 29, bGavSte3.hap2, whole genome shotgun sequence contains these coding sequences:
- the DLGAP3 gene encoding disks large-associated protein 3 — protein sequence MKGYHGERSQAQPSSGHRCRYIPEDCEHPVDYVQHGPEGRPPYLLSPSEPCSLEHPYCPARSPGSASECPGGPLSEPPSTSASSTFPRMHHAQQPYDSCDECMATAHPASKINRLPPTLLDQFEKQLPLHHDGFHTLQYPRAGGAEPRSESPSRIRHLVHSVQKLFAKSHSLEAPAKRDYNGTKMDGRGDGYHHHHHHHHHHHQSRHGKRSKSKDRKVDSRHRSKMMGWWSSDDNLDSDSSYMVSGRHAADQGTQYCVDAPESAFRDLTLKSLKGGGEGKCLACAGMSMSLDGQTLKRSAWHTMTVSQAREAYPSAGGTEKTLMLQEAKAKDRAYQYLQVPQDEWSGYPAVGKDGEIPCRRMRSGSYIKAMGDEDSADSDASAKVLPRAAMRRDSYRRSSSADQARTKFASRHYSDSYICNCPSCCTPPRMLPRGQGYGRSFTTGQINDELNHQFEAVCESVFGEVESQAVEALDLPGCFRMRSHSYLRAIQAGCSQDDECLSLFSMSAPAGPPITSSILKPSTSFSYRKAPPPIPPGTKAKPLISVTAQSSTESTHESYLPGEVTRSPAWSKDAAARCNSAESLESSKVTAVALDLPPVQPRAAPKPSTLIIKAIPGREELRSLARQRKWRPSIGVQVEAISDSDTESRSQREFHSIGVQVEEDKRRARFKRSNSVTAGVQADLELEGFTGLAVATEDKALQFGRPFQRHSSEPESGRQYAVYKTVHTQGQWAYREDYQLQYDTVEVPRRDAWMERGSRSLPDSGRASPCHRDGEWFIKLLQAEVEKMEGWCQQMEREAEDYDLPEEILEKIRSAVGSAQLLMSQKVQQFYRLCQQNMDPNAFPVPTFQDLAGFWDLLQLSIEDVSMKFTELQQLKANGWKIVEPKEEKKVPPPIPKKPPRSKVHPVKERSLDSVDRQRQEARKRLLAAKRAASFRQSSATESADSIEIYIPEAQTRL from the exons ATGAAGGGCTACCATGGGGAGCGTAGCCAGGCACAGCCCTCCTCCGGCCACCGCTGCCGCTACATCCCAGAGGACTGCGAGCATCCCGTCGACTACGTCCAGCACGGCCCCGAGGGCCGGCCGCCGTACCTCCTCAGCCCCAGCGAGCCGTGTTCCCTGGAGCATCCCTACTGCCCAGCACGGAGCCCTGGTTCGGCCAGCGAGTGCCCAGGCGGGCCCCTGAGCGAGCCGCCCTCCACCAGTGCCAGCAGCACCTTCCCAAGGATGCACCACGCACAGCAGCCCTACGACTCCTGCGACGAATGCATGGCGACCGCCCACCCTGCCAGCAAGATCAACCGCCTGCCCCCCACGCTGCTGGACCAGTTCGAGAAGCAGCTGCCGCTGCACCACGACGGCTTCCACACGCTGCAGTACCCACGGGCCGGCGGCGCCGAGCCCCGCAGCGAGAGCCCCAGCCGCATCCGTCACCTCGTCCACTCCGTCCAGAAGCTCTTCGCCAAGTCCCACTCCCTGGAGGCACCGGCCAAGCGGGACTACAACGGCACCAAGATGGACGGCCGCGGGGACggctaccaccaccaccaccaccaccaccatcaccaccaccagtCCCGCCACGGCAAGCGCAGCAAGAGCAAGGACCGCAAGGTGGACTCCCGGCACCGGTCCAAGATGATGGGCTGGTGGAGCTCCGACGACAACCTGGACAGCGACAGCAGCTACATGGTGTCCGGCCGGCACGCCGCCGACCAGGGCACCCAGTACTGCGTGGACGCTCCCGAAAGTGCCTTCAGAGACTTGACCTTGAAGAGTCTAAAGGGTGGCGGGGAAGGAAAATGCCTGGCCTGTGCCGGCATGTCCATGTCTCTGGATGGCCAGACGCTCAAGAGGAGCGCCTGGCACACCATGACTGTCAGCCAGGCCCGTGAAGCCTACCCCAGCGCCGGCGGCACCGAGAAGACCTTGATGCTTCAGGAAGCAAAGGCCAAAGACCGAGCGTACCAGTACCTGCAG GTGCCGCAGGACGAGTGGAGCGGGTACCCAGCGGTGGGCAAGGACGGGGAGATCCCCTGCCGGCGGATGCGCAGCGGCAGCTACATCAAGGCCATGGGCGATGAGGACAGCGCCGACTCGGACGCCAGCGCCAAAGTATTGCCCAGGGCGGCCATGCGGCGAGACAGCTACCGCCGCTCCTCCAGCGCCGACCAGGCCAGGACCAA GTTTGCAAGTAGGCACTATTCTGATTCATATATCTGTAACTGTCCCAGCTGCTGCACCCCACCACGAATGCTCCCGCGCGGACAGGGCTATGGGCGCTCCTTCACCACCGGCCAG ATCAACGACGAGCTCAACCACCAGTTTGAGGCCGTCTGCGAGTCGGTTTTCGGCGAGGTGGAGTCGCAGGCCGTGGAGGCACTGGACCTGCCCGGCTGCTTCCGCATGCGGAGCCACAGCTACCTGCGGGCCATCCAGGCGGGCTGCTCCCAGGACGACGAGTGCCTCTCGCTCTTCTCCATGTcggcccccgccgggccgcccaTCACCAGCAGCATCCTGAAGCCCAGCACTT CCTTCAGTTACAGAAAAGCTCCACCTCCCATCCCTCCAGGAACCAAAGCCAAACCCCTCATCTCCGTCACGGCGCAGAGCAGCACCGAGTCCACCCATGAGAGCTACCTGCCTGGCGAGGTCACCCGCAGCCCCGCCTGGTCCAAAGACGCCGCGGCCCGCTGCAACTCGGCCGAGAGCCTGGAGAGCTCCAAGGTGACGGCCGTGGCCCTCGACCTGCCTCCGGTCCAGCCCCGCGCCGCTCCCAAGCCCTCCACGCTCATCATCAAGGCCATCCCTGGCCGGGAGGAGCTGAGGAGCTTGGCTCGGCAGCGGAAGTGGCGACCCTCCATCGGCGTCCAG GTCGAAGCCATCTCCGACTCCGACACGGAGAGCCGGAGCCAGAGGGAGTTCCACTCCATTGGGGTGCAGGTGGAGGAGGACAAAAG GCGAGCACGCTTCAAGCGCTCCAACAGTGTGACGGCGGGCGTGCAGGCggacctggagctggagggCTTCACCGGCCTGGCCGTGGCCACCGAGGACAAAGCCCTGCAGTTCGGGCGCCCCTTCCAGCGGCACTCCTCGGAGCCCGAGTCCGGCCGGCAGTACGCGGTGTACAAGACGGTGCACACGCAGGGACAGTGGGCGTACCGGGAGGACTACCAGCTGCAGTACGACACGGTGGAGGTGCCCCGGCGGGACGCCTGGATGGAGCGGGGCTCCCGCAGCCTCCCCGACTCCGGCCGCGCCTCCCCCTGCCACCGCGATGGGGAATGGTTCATCAAACTGCTGCAGGCGGAGGTGGAGAAGATGGAGGGCTGGTGCCAGCAGATGGAGAGGGAGGCTGAGGACTATGACCTGCCAGAGGAGA TCCTGGAGAAGATCCGGAGCGCCGTCGGCAGCGCCCAGCTCCTCATGTCCCAGAAGGTGCAGCAGTTTTACCGCCTCTGCCAGCAGAACATG GATCCCAACGCATTCCCTGTGCCCACCTTCCAAGACCTGGCCGGCTTCTGGGacctcctgcagctctccatCGAGGACGTCAGCATGAAGTTCACGGAGCTCCAGCAGCTCAAGGCGAACGGGTGGAAGATCGTGGAGCCCAAG gaggagaagaaggtgCCTCCCCCGATACCAAAGAAGCCGCCGCGCTCCAAGGTGCACCCAGTGAAGGAGCGCTCCCTGGACTCGGTGGACCGGCAGCGGCAGGAGGCCCGCAAGCGGCTCCTGGCAGCCAAGCGAGCTGCGTCCTTCCGCCAGAGCTCGGCCACCGAGAGCGCGGACAGCATCGAGATCTACATCCCCGAGGCGCAGACCCGGCTGTGA
- the GJA4 gene encoding gap junction alpha-4 protein, which yields MGDWGFLEKLLDQVQEHSTVIGKIWLTVLFIFRILILGLAGESVWGDEQSDFVCNTKQPGCTNVCYDKAFPISHIRYWVLQFLFVSTPTLIYLGHVVYLSRKEEKLKQQESELRAIHSKDPKIEQALAAVEKKMSKIYVTEDGRLKIRGALMWTYIISVICKSIFEAGFLVGQWYLYGFSMVPRYVCKRDPCPHQVDCFISRPTEKSIFIIFMLVMGLISLILNLLELFHLCCKNLLSNIKKVSGPAGPSREAFANDMVSGPYPPKHYPFLPMAESHTPPYQAYNKLSSEQNWANFHNEENLALGSGSRPLSDPYAPRAAEAPTPEEKLCSRPGSSASKKQYV from the coding sequence ATGGGTGACTGGGGTTTCCTGGAGAAACTGCTGGACCAAGTCCAGGAGCACTCGACTGTGATCGGGAAGATCTGGCTCACCGTGCTCTTCATCTTCCGCATCCTCATCCTGGGCTTGGCCGGGGAGTCCGTCTGGGGGGACGAGCAGTCGGATTTCGTGTGCAACACCAAGCAGCCGGGCTGCACCAACGTCTGCTATGATAAAGCCTTCCCGATCTCCCATATCCGCTACTGGGTGCTCCAGTTCCTCTTTGTCAGCACCCCAACCCTGATTTACCTCGGCCACGTTGTCTATCTCTCCCGGAAGGAAGAGAAGCTGAAGCAACAGGAGAGCGAGCTTCGGGCTATCCACAGCAAGGACCCGAAGATCGAGCAGGCCCTGGCAGCTGTGGAGAAGAAGATGTCCAAGATCTACGTGACGGAGGACGGGCGGCTCAAGATACGAGGGGCACTGATGTGGACGTACATCATCAGCGTGATCTGCAAGAGCATCTTTGAGGCTGGCTTCCTCGTTGGCCAGTGGTACCTGTATGGCTTCTCCATGGTGCCCCGCTACGTGTGCAAGAGGGACCCCTGCCCCCATCAGGTGGACTGCTTCATCTCCCGCCCTACCGAGAAGAgcatcttcatcatcttcatgctGGTGATGGGCCTCATCTCCTTAATCCTGAACCTCCTGGAGCTTTTCCACCTCTGCTGCAAGAACCTGCTTAGCAACATCAAGAAGGTGTCAGGGCCGGCCGGCCCGAGCCGGGAGGCCTTTGCCAACGACATGGTCTCGGGTCCCTACCCGCCCAAGCACTACCCCTTCCTGCCCATGGCCGAGAGCCACACGCCGCCCTACCAGGCCTACAACAAGCTCTCCAGCGAGCAGAACTGGGCCAACTTCCACAACGAGGAGAACCTGGCGCTGGGCAGCGGCAGCAGGCCCCTCTCGGACCCCTACGCCCCCCGGGCTGCCGAAGCCCCCACCCCGGAGGAGAAGCTGTGCAGCCGGCCCGGGAGCTCTGCCTCCAAAAAGCAGTATGTCTAG
- the GJB3 gene encoding gap junction beta-3 protein, whose protein sequence is MDWKTLQALLSGVNKYSTAFGRIWLSVVFVFRVLVYVVAAERVWGDEQKDFDCNTRQPGCTNVCYDHFFPISHIRLWALQLIFVTCPSLLVIMHVAYREDREKKNREKNGENCPKLYSNTGKKHGGLWWTYLLSLFFKLIIEILFLYLLHKMWDSFDLPRLVKCSNVDPCPNTVDCYIARPTEKRVFTYFMVGASSICIILTVCEIFYLIFKRVVRSARKWKKSIKRSVSYSKASTCQCHLKTEEKDNKSQTRCVAALRASAPNLTAV, encoded by the coding sequence ATGGATTGGAAAACGCTGCAGGCACTGCTCAGCGGGGTCAACAAGTACTCCACGGCCTTCGGCCGCATCTGGCTCTCCGTGGTCTTTGTCTTCCGCGTGCTGGTCTACGTGGTGGCAGCTGAGCGCGTGTGGGGAGATGAGCAGAAGGACTTTGACTGCAACACACGGCAGCCGGGCTGCACCAATGTCTGCTACGACCACttcttccccatctcccacATCCGCCTCTGGGCCCTGCAGCTCATCTTCGTCACTTGCCCTTCCCTCCTGGTCATCATGCACGTGGCCTACCGGGAGGACCGCGAGAAGAAGAACCGGGAGAAGAATGGGGAGAACTGCCCCAAGCTCTACAGCAACACGGGCAAGAAGCACGGCGGGCTGTGGTGGACCTACCtgctcagcctcttcttcaaGCTTATCATAGAGATCCTATTCCTCTACCTCCTCCACAAGATGTGGGACAGCTTTGACTTGCCACGGCTAGTCAAATGCTCCAACGTGGATCCCTGCCCCAACACTGTAGACTGCTACATCGCTCGGCCAACCGAGAAAAGAGTCTTCACCTATTTCATGGTCGGAGCCTCCTCCATCTGCATCATCCTCACCGTCTGTGAGATCTTCTACCTCATCTTCAAGCGGGTTGTGCGGAGTGCGCGGAAGTGGAAGAAGTCCATCAAGCGCTCCGTCAGCTACAGCAAGGCCTCCACCTGCCAGTGCCACCTCaagacagaggagaaggacAACAAGTCCCAGACTAGGTGTGTGGCAGCCCTGCGGGCCTCGGCTCCCAACCTGACTGCCGTCTGA
- the SMIM12 gene encoding small integral membrane protein 12: MWSVLWAAVRSKAPYVTFPVAFVVGLVGYHLEWFLRGDPPPTAEEEKSISEQREDRKLQEIAGKDLTKVVSLKDKLEFAPRAVLNRNRPEKS; this comes from the coding sequence ATGTGGTCCGTGCTCTGGGCGGCCGTGCGCTCCAAGGCCCCGTACGTCACCTTCCCGGTGGCCTTcgtggtggggctggtgggcTACCACCTGGAGTGGTTCCTCCGCGGCGACCCCCCGCCCACGGCCGAGGAGGAGAAGAGCATCTCGGAGCAGCGGGAGGACCGCAAGCTGCAGGAGATCGCCGGCAAGGACCTGACCAAGGTGGTGAGCCTGAAGGACAAGCTGGAGTTCGCCCCTCGGGCCGTGCTGAACAGGAACCGCCCGGAAAAGAGTTAA